In Nitrosarchaeum koreense MY1, one genomic interval encodes:
- the egtB gene encoding ergothioneine biosynthesis protein EgtB, producing the protein MKTATNVEENKSLLEQFKETRNRTLELVKTLEKDDFIVQTAFFTSPVKWHIGHVSWIYEAIMSKINNKYEFYSKEFSEYLNSYYQQFGVPHDKGKRGVISRPTTEQIFQYFNTISQRVNHLIESDSLNDNAIKLIITGLHHECQHQELLVYDLQHLLAEQYRPIKKNEMPKSKSVEQKSVQIKGGIYTMGYNGNEYCYDIELPEHKVYLENYSIDVFPITNEQYLKFIEDGGYDTYKHWLSDGWEKVKENDWKSPMYWEKIDGQWKVRDFLGTRKLNPKEPVCHVSYYEADAYCKWVGKRLPTEAEWEKAACWNEEKQQKTIFPWGNEPPTEQNANLLESYHWGCTEIGSYPSGISSSGCHQMIGDVWEWTASEFTGYPGFRSGFDEYNDKWFTNQKVLRGGSFGTPKMSVRGSYRNFFRLDERWLFSGFRCVENN; encoded by the coding sequence ATGAAAACTGCCACAAATGTGGAAGAAAATAAATCACTTTTAGAGCAATTCAAAGAAACAAGAAACAGAACTTTAGAATTAGTAAAAACTCTTGAAAAAGATGATTTCATAGTACAAACTGCATTTTTTACTAGTCCTGTAAAATGGCATATCGGTCATGTGAGTTGGATCTACGAAGCAATTATGAGTAAAATAAACAACAAATATGAATTCTACTCTAAAGAATTTTCAGAGTATCTAAACTCTTACTATCAACAATTTGGAGTTCCTCATGACAAGGGCAAAAGAGGGGTCATATCAAGACCAACAACAGAACAAATTTTTCAATATTTTAATACAATTAGTCAAAGAGTAAATCATCTTATCGAATCAGATTCGTTAAACGACAACGCAATAAAATTAATTATAACAGGATTACATCATGAGTGTCAACATCAAGAATTACTAGTGTATGATTTACAACATTTATTGGCAGAACAATACAGACCAATCAAAAAAAATGAAATGCCAAAATCAAAAAGTGTTGAACAAAAATCAGTTCAAATTAAAGGAGGCATATACACAATGGGGTATAATGGTAATGAATATTGTTATGATATTGAACTACCAGAACACAAAGTGTATTTAGAAAATTATTCAATTGATGTGTTTCCGATTACCAATGAACAATATCTAAAATTTATTGAGGATGGTGGATATGATACATACAAACATTGGCTATCTGACGGATGGGAAAAAGTAAAAGAAAATGATTGGAAATCACCGATGTATTGGGAAAAAATTGACGGTCAATGGAAAGTTAGAGATTTTCTAGGAACCCGAAAATTAAATCCAAAAGAACCAGTATGCCATGTTAGCTATTATGAAGCAGATGCATATTGTAAATGGGTAGGAAAAAGACTGCCAACAGAAGCAGAATGGGAAAAAGCTGCTTGTTGGAATGAAGAAAAACAACAAAAAACAATATTTCCTTGGGGAAATGAGCCTCCAACAGAACAAAATGCCAATTTATTAGAATCATATCATTGGGGATGTACAGAAATTGGATCATATCCTAGTGGGATAAGTTCATCAGGGTGTCATCAAATGATTGGCGATGTTTGGGAATGGACAGCATCAGAGTTTACAGGTTATCCTGGATTCAGATCTGGATTTGATGAATATAATGATAAGTGGTTTACAAATCAAAAAGTATTACGAGGTGGTTCATTTGGAACGCCAAAGATGTCTGTTCGTGGAAGTTATCGAAATTTTTTCAGACTGGATGAAAGATGGCTATTTTCTGGATTCAGATGTGTTGAAAATAATTAG
- the proS gene encoding proline--tRNA ligase produces the protein MSKEDIGITVSKEADFSEWYTQVVLKAKLADYAPVKGLIVLRPDGYSIWESLRNTFDEKFFKKGIRNGFLPILIPESLLGKEQKHFAGFNPEVFWVTHSGENEIGDRLALRPTSETLAYTMYSKWIQSWRDLPLKINFWNTALRAEIKATKPFLRTSEFLWQEGHTVHAIKEEAEKEVIEILEIYKNTVQDELAIPVVTGKKSEKEKFVGAVYTTTMESIMPDGKALQMGTSHFLGQNFSIPFEVKFSDKDNVEQFAWQTSWGVSWRLIGAMIMVHGDDKGLVLPPKVAPIQVVIVPIYKSDDAKNVIFPKLNEIRQQLESKKIRVHVDDRNELTPGYKFNDWELKGIPLRIEIGPKDIEKQQIVLAKRYNREKISIGFNEIEKISTILDEIQKDMLEIAKVKAKQNTINISEYSEFKSKIGKGGFFNAYWCGKTECEEKIKEETGADIRVIPFGSENTNGKCIYCNEQSKETPIFARGY, from the coding sequence TTGAGTAAAGAGGATATTGGAATTACAGTTTCAAAAGAGGCAGATTTCAGTGAGTGGTATACACAAGTCGTACTAAAAGCTAAGTTAGCAGACTATGCACCAGTTAAAGGACTAATAGTATTAAGACCTGATGGATACTCTATTTGGGAATCATTAAGAAATACATTTGATGAAAAATTCTTTAAAAAAGGAATTAGAAATGGTTTTCTTCCAATCTTAATTCCAGAATCACTTTTAGGAAAAGAACAAAAACATTTTGCAGGTTTTAATCCAGAAGTATTTTGGGTTACACATTCAGGAGAAAATGAAATAGGGGATAGATTAGCACTTAGACCAACTTCAGAAACTTTAGCATATACAATGTATTCAAAATGGATTCAAAGTTGGAGAGATTTACCTCTTAAAATTAATTTTTGGAATACAGCATTAAGAGCAGAGATAAAAGCTACAAAACCATTTCTTAGGACTTCAGAATTTTTATGGCAAGAAGGCCATACCGTACATGCAATTAAGGAGGAAGCTGAAAAAGAAGTTATTGAGATTCTTGAAATTTATAAAAATACGGTTCAAGATGAATTAGCAATTCCGGTAGTTACAGGCAAGAAAAGTGAAAAAGAAAAATTCGTAGGAGCGGTATACACTACCACTATGGAATCAATAATGCCAGATGGAAAAGCACTTCAGATGGGAACATCACATTTTCTAGGACAAAACTTTTCAATACCATTTGAAGTAAAATTTTCAGATAAAGATAATGTGGAACAATTTGCATGGCAAACATCATGGGGAGTATCATGGAGACTGATAGGAGCAATGATCATGGTACATGGTGACGACAAAGGTCTCGTGCTTCCACCAAAAGTAGCGCCAATTCAGGTAGTAATTGTTCCAATTTACAAATCTGATGATGCAAAAAATGTTATATTTCCAAAATTAAATGAAATTCGTCAACAACTAGAATCTAAAAAAATTCGAGTTCATGTAGATGATAGAAACGAACTAACACCAGGTTACAAATTCAATGATTGGGAGCTAAAAGGAATCCCATTAAGAATAGAGATTGGTCCAAAAGACATTGAAAAACAACAAATTGTTTTAGCAAAAAGATACAATCGAGAAAAAATAAGCATAGGATTCAATGAAATTGAAAAAATATCCACAATATTAGACGAAATACAAAAAGACATGTTAGAAATTGCAAAAGTGAAAGCTAAACAAAATACAATAAATATTTCAGAATATTCAGAATTCAAATCAAAAATAGGAAAAGGAGGATTTTTCAATGCATATTGGTGCGGTAAAACTGAATGTGAAGAAAAAATTAAAGAGGAAACTGGTGCAGACATAAGAGTAATTCCATTTGGTAGTGAAAACACTAATGGAAAATGCATTTACTGTAATGAACAAAGCAAAGAAACCCCAATTTTTGCAAGAGGTTATTAA
- the serB gene encoding phosphoserine phosphatase SerB: protein MLAIFDVEGVLYDAEYLPILAEKLHKEDEIWEITKKGIQGVINWEDGLRTRVEALKGLDYETCKEIADALPIMTGAKEACRVLKAAGWKLLAVSGGFTIMTDRLKKELNLDYVYSNELVFKDGKLDGLVLHVDSDKSKSAKIKIAEWNEKKEDIICVVDGANDVKLFDISGLGIAYRAQDVVKDLATTTLEEKDLSKILDIINKHYHLTLETQTPA, encoded by the coding sequence TTGCTGGCAATTTTTGATGTTGAAGGAGTTCTATATGATGCAGAATATCTTCCAATTCTTGCAGAAAAACTCCATAAAGAAGATGAAATTTGGGAAATCACAAAAAAAGGCATACAAGGTGTGATAAATTGGGAAGACGGTCTTAGAACAAGAGTTGAAGCATTGAAGGGACTAGATTATGAGACATGTAAAGAAATTGCAGATGCATTACCAATAATGACTGGTGCAAAAGAGGCGTGTAGAGTTCTAAAAGCCGCAGGATGGAAACTATTAGCTGTTTCTGGTGGATTTACAATAATGACTGACAGACTAAAAAAAGAATTAAACTTGGATTATGTCTATTCCAATGAATTGGTATTCAAAGATGGTAAACTAGATGGACTTGTATTACATGTAGATTCTGATAAATCAAAATCCGCAAAAATAAAAATTGCAGAATGGAATGAAAAGAAAGAAGATATCATATGTGTTGTAGATGGTGCAAACGATGTCAAGTTATTTGATATATCTGGTTTAGGAATTGCATATAGAGCTCAGGATGTTGTAAAGGATTTGGCAACTACCACATTAGAAGAAAAAGATCTTTCAAAAATCCTTGATATTATAAATAAACACTATCATCTAACACTTGAAACTCAAACTCCTGCATAA
- the cofE gene encoding coenzyme F420-0:L-glutamate ligase has translation MQIIPIHIEKEIEPDEDLSELIINSQEVYDGDVLVIAQKIISKQEGRIVELSSVVPSLLAEGISSEYEKDPKIIQLILNESKQIIRMDRGIIIVETNNGFICANAGIDESNVPNGYATLLPLNSDLSAYSIRNEILKKTNKTISVIISDTFGRPFRMGQTDCAIGISGMNPILDYAGTKDSFNKTLRVTAIAIADELCSAAELVMKKTTSCPAVIIRGYDFKNESSSIKCLIRPEKEDLFR, from the coding sequence TTGCAAATCATTCCTATACACATAGAAAAAGAAATTGAACCTGATGAGGATTTATCTGAACTAATAATAAATTCACAGGAAGTATATGATGGCGATGTTTTAGTTATTGCTCAAAAAATAATCTCTAAACAAGAAGGCCGTATAGTTGAACTCTCATCTGTAGTTCCTTCATTATTAGCTGAAGGCATTAGCTCCGAATATGAAAAAGATCCGAAGATCATACAATTAATTCTAAATGAATCAAAACAAATTATACGAATGGATCGTGGAATAATTATAGTTGAAACAAATAATGGATTTATTTGTGCAAATGCTGGTATAGATGAAAGTAATGTTCCAAATGGATATGCAACTCTACTTCCGCTTAACTCAGATCTTTCTGCATACTCTATTCGTAATGAAATATTGAAAAAAACCAACAAAACAATTTCTGTTATAATCTCTGATACATTTGGTCGTCCATTTAGAATGGGGCAAACTGATTGTGCCATTGGAATTTCTGGTATGAACCCAATTCTTGATTATGCTGGCACTAAAGACTCTTTTAACAAAACATTACGTGTAACAGCAATTGCAATTGCTGATGAATTATGTAGTGCGGCTGAATTAGTTATGAAAAAAACAACCAGTTGCCCCGCTGTGATCATACGTGGTTATGATTTTAAAAATGAATCATCATCCATAAAATGTCTTATTCGTCCAGAAAAAGAAGATCTATTTAGATGA
- a CDS encoding PHP-associated domain-containing protein encodes MIIKTELHCHNLFSNFHVGDKEAPYDCDISIRDQLERSFHLGLGAIFVTNHNTLDGYRQLLQYKKNHSKFQNIEVYPAEEITTDTGAHVLAYGIHDAIKPGMTLDEIIDQVKSQGGVSSAPHPFSLLDALRDDAKKCDMVEVFNSNNIDILSNAKATQFAMDNKMIQVSGSDSHVLSTLGRCVNLIDSENNLDSILYSMKHGKIEILQTGYALQNETLDHLKYKIHNSKDYLIDYISEHYPHAKWLLTFLLKIYDMNQNSHVWALFYKIALFLMKRISQKINFQNHDPGFMKDRNLTTMFKMAL; translated from the coding sequence TTGATTATTAAAACTGAATTACATTGTCACAACTTATTCTCAAATTTTCATGTGGGGGATAAAGAAGCACCATATGATTGTGATATATCAATAAGAGATCAACTTGAACGCTCTTTTCATTTAGGATTAGGTGCAATCTTTGTTACCAATCATAATACTTTGGATGGATACCGCCAGTTATTACAATATAAAAAAAATCATTCAAAATTTCAAAATATTGAAGTTTATCCTGCAGAAGAGATCACAACTGATACTGGAGCTCATGTTCTGGCATATGGGATTCATGATGCTATAAAGCCTGGAATGACTTTGGATGAGATTATTGATCAAGTAAAAAGCCAAGGAGGTGTTTCATCTGCCCCACATCCATTTAGTTTACTTGATGCTCTCCGTGATGATGCTAAAAAATGTGATATGGTTGAGGTTTTCAATAGTAATAATATTGATATTCTTTCAAATGCTAAGGCTACCCAATTTGCAATGGATAATAAAATGATACAGGTATCTGGTAGTGATTCTCATGTTCTTTCAACATTAGGCCGTTGTGTGAATTTGATAGATTCTGAAAACAACCTTGATAGTATATTATACTCAATGAAACATGGTAAAATTGAAATTTTGCAAACCGGTTATGCATTACAAAATGAAACACTTGATCATCTAAAATACAAAATTCATAATTCAAAAGATTACCTGATAGATTATATCTCTGAGCATTATCCTCATGCAAAATGGCTTTTGACTTTTTTGCTAAAAATATATGATATGAATCAAAATAGCCATGTATGGGCTTTATTTTATAAAATTGCATTATTCTTGATGAAGAGAATTTCTCAAAAAATTAATTTTCAAAATCATGATCCTGGATTTATGAAGGACCGAAATCTTACGACTATGTTTAAAATGGCGTTGTAA
- a CDS encoding S1C family serine protease, whose product MILIEKLFFITVISIGILAVITIPPSLDFYFESNYHLIKKTPVNSDDNVLSIKNNDIAKKLISDDTSQTISNTIPLDVVYENLENSVVQITSTVIETHSNIIINGNPVEQQSSRLGSGFVYDEQGHIITNYHVISDVSTVDVSLSNGDVFTAKVIGTDKLNDIAVLQLTDDYSNESLAPVLFADSSQIKIGDQVIAIGNPFGLSNTMTTGIVSQTGRLLPNQNLGFSISNIIQTDAAINPGNSGGPLLDSNGNLIGMNTAIESKVGEFTGVGFAIPSNTIKKIVPVLIKKGEYDHPWIGISGVTLSPKLAEKLQLPKNFRGALINDVVDNGPAEKAGIKGALYKSNREISNADIIISIDDTPVKRIDDIISYVSENKSVGDKVSFKVFRDGKVIDIDVILSKRETTNG is encoded by the coding sequence ATGATTCTCATAGAAAAGCTTTTTTTCATAACTGTGATATCAATTGGAATTCTTGCAGTGATTACCATTCCACCTTCATTGGATTTTTATTTTGAAAGTAACTATCATCTGATTAAAAAAACACCTGTAAATTCGGACGATAATGTATTAAGTATTAAAAATAATGATATCGCAAAAAAACTCATATCTGATGACACTTCTCAAACGATTTCAAATACAATTCCGTTAGATGTAGTTTATGAAAACTTGGAAAATTCTGTTGTACAAATAACTAGTACTGTTATAGAAACACATTCAAACATAATTATTAACGGAAATCCGGTTGAGCAGCAATCGTCTAGGCTCGGTTCTGGATTTGTTTATGATGAACAAGGTCATATAATTACAAACTATCATGTTATTTCGGATGTTTCTACTGTTGATGTTTCACTTTCAAACGGTGATGTTTTTACTGCTAAAGTGATTGGTACAGATAAATTAAATGATATTGCAGTATTGCAATTAACAGATGATTATTCTAATGAATCTTTAGCTCCTGTATTATTTGCAGATTCATCACAAATCAAAATTGGTGATCAGGTAATTGCAATTGGTAATCCTTTTGGATTGAGCAATACAATGACAACTGGTATAGTAAGTCAAACTGGGAGATTACTTCCAAATCAAAATCTTGGGTTTTCCATTTCAAATATAATTCAAACAGATGCCGCAATTAATCCTGGAAATTCAGGTGGGCCATTATTGGATAGTAATGGAAATTTAATTGGAATGAATACTGCTATAGAATCTAAAGTAGGTGAATTTACTGGTGTAGGTTTTGCTATCCCATCTAACACCATTAAAAAAATCGTACCAGTTTTAATTAAAAAAGGGGAATATGATCATCCTTGGATAGGAATTTCTGGAGTCACACTTTCTCCTAAATTAGCAGAAAAATTACAACTACCAAAAAACTTCAGAGGCGCTTTAATTAATGATGTAGTAGATAATGGTCCTGCTGAAAAAGCTGGTATTAAAGGTGCATTGTATAAATCAAATAGAGAAATTTCTAATGCTGATATTATCATTTCAATTGATGATACTCCCGTCAAAAGAATAGATGATATTATTTCATATGTGTCTGAAAATAAATCTGTAGGTGACAAAGTTTCTTTCAAAGTGTTTAGAGATGGTAAAGTAATTGATATTGATGTTATACTGAGTAAGAGGGAAACAACTAATGGATAG
- a CDS encoding sulfurtransferase TusA family protein, with protein sequence MITNMSESTEKKLDATGLFCPEPVFRTKIEIERMQVGQVLTVSADDPAAEEDISRWVTRNGHELLDLKKDGNTITFQIKKVK encoded by the coding sequence ATGATTACAAATATGTCTGAATCAACTGAAAAAAAATTAGATGCAACTGGATTGTTTTGTCCAGAACCTGTATTTCGGACCAAAATTGAGATTGAACGAATGCAAGTAGGACAAGTGTTAACTGTATCTGCAGATGACCCTGCAGCCGAAGAAGACATATCACGATGGGTTACAAGAAATGGTCATGAATTATTAGACTTGAAAAAAGATGGTAATACTATAACATTTCAAATTAAAAAGGTAAAATAA
- a CDS encoding cysteine synthase family protein: MTSVTSSDILNRVGNTPLIKLDSLSNSRINYFAKLEGHNPFGSVKDRAAYWMIKDGEEKGKLTKGKSIIIEPTSGNTGIALTGIANLLGYKVEIVIPEKASNETKDIIRKLGAKVFETSDDLCPKVGAGTDQSIALATSIASSRPDTYYSPNQYANEANFMGHYVGTGPEIWKQTDGKVTHFFTGVGTGGTITGIGAYLKEKNPNVQIIGCQPQQNHLIQGWRNFEESAKPDLFLKRENIVDDWVCVDNDEAFSVVKDVLEKDKLLISPSSAAVYACMKKYPIDGEACVVGIFADDGRKFKSVYSTQNIMTETEFDDALKGAKHMSELAY, from the coding sequence ATGACATCCGTCACTAGTTCTGATATTTTAAATCGTGTAGGCAACACTCCCCTAATAAAATTAGATTCCCTTTCGAATTCAAGAATTAACTATTTTGCAAAACTTGAAGGACATAATCCATTTGGTTCTGTTAAAGATAGAGCCGCATATTGGATGATTAAAGACGGCGAAGAGAAAGGTAAACTGACAAAAGGAAAAAGTATCATAATTGAGCCAACATCTGGAAACACTGGGATAGCATTAACTGGTATTGCAAATTTACTTGGTTACAAAGTTGAAATTGTAATTCCTGAAAAAGCCAGTAACGAAACTAAGGATATAATTCGTAAGTTGGGTGCTAAAGTTTTTGAAACTAGCGATGATCTTTGTCCTAAAGTAGGAGCTGGAACTGATCAAAGTATAGCACTGGCAACATCCATAGCATCATCCAGACCTGATACATATTATTCCCCAAATCAATATGCAAATGAGGCTAATTTTATGGGTCATTATGTTGGTACAGGTCCTGAAATTTGGAAACAAACAGATGGAAAAGTCACTCATTTCTTTACTGGGGTTGGGACTGGTGGAACAATCACCGGAATTGGTGCATACCTTAAAGAAAAAAATCCAAATGTCCAAATAATTGGTTGTCAACCGCAACAAAATCATCTTATTCAAGGATGGAGAAATTTTGAAGAGTCAGCAAAGCCTGATTTATTTTTAAAACGTGAAAACATAGTTGACGATTGGGTATGTGTTGATAATGACGAAGCTTTTTCAGTTGTAAAAGATGTACTTGAGAAAGATAAATTATTGATCAGTCCTTCTTCTGCTGCTGTTTATGCCTGTATGAAAAAATATCCTATAGATGGAGAGGCTTGTGTAGTTGGAATATTTGCAGATGATGGAAGAAAATTCAAAAGTGTTTATTCTACACAAAACATAATGACTGAAACTGAATTTGATGATGCTCTGAAAGGAGCAAAACATATGTCTGAATTGGCATACTGA
- the trxB gene encoding thioredoxin-disulfide reductase: MMAADSSATIQENKGEPPKMPDKKKTKFDIIIIGAGPSGYTAGIYSSRAGYDTLILSGILPGGQLVNTTEVENYPGFEKGIMGPDLMIEMRKQTQRMGTTIIDDEVVDVDFRHKPFKVLTASEEYEGRAVIIATGANPRKIGLDSEQTFAGKGVSYCATCDGPFFRNQELIVVGGGDSAIEEATFLTKFATTVHLVHRREELRASKIMQERAFNNNKIKFHWNQEVIDIKGDQKMRQAVLKNIKTGEEKTLDVGGLFVAIGHEPNTKLFKKQIELDNEGYVILKNKTHTNIEGVFAAGDVHDRNYRQAITAAGYGCMAAIDVDKYLTEES, translated from the coding sequence ATGATGGCAGCAGACTCTAGTGCAACAATTCAAGAAAACAAAGGAGAACCTCCCAAAATGCCCGATAAAAAGAAAACAAAATTTGACATAATAATTATTGGTGCTGGACCTTCAGGATATACAGCTGGGATTTACAGTTCAAGAGCAGGATATGATACACTAATCTTATCTGGGATATTACCTGGAGGTCAACTAGTAAACACCACTGAAGTTGAAAATTATCCAGGATTTGAAAAAGGGATTATGGGTCCAGATTTAATGATTGAAATGAGAAAACAAACACAGAGAATGGGAACAACAATTATCGATGATGAAGTAGTTGATGTAGATTTTAGACATAAACCATTCAAGGTTCTAACAGCATCAGAAGAATACGAAGGTAGAGCAGTAATTATTGCGACTGGAGCGAATCCTAGAAAAATAGGACTAGATAGCGAACAAACATTTGCAGGAAAAGGAGTTTCATATTGTGCCACATGTGATGGACCATTTTTTAGAAATCAAGAGTTGATAGTAGTTGGAGGCGGAGATTCAGCAATTGAAGAAGCTACATTTCTCACTAAATTTGCTACAACAGTACATCTAGTTCACCGACGAGAGGAATTACGAGCAAGTAAAATAATGCAAGAAAGAGCATTCAACAATAACAAAATAAAATTTCATTGGAATCAAGAGGTCATAGACATTAAAGGAGATCAAAAAATGCGTCAAGCTGTATTAAAAAATATTAAAACAGGTGAAGAAAAAACACTTGATGTAGGAGGTCTTTTTGTTGCAATTGGACATGAACCAAATACAAAACTTTTCAAAAAACAAATTGAACTTGATAATGAGGGATATGTCATTTTGAAAAATAAAACTCATACAAATATTGAAGGAGTTTTTGCAGCTGGAGATGTACATGATAGAAATTACAGGCAGGCAATTACAGCTGCAGGGTATGGATGCATGGCTGCAATTGATGTAGATAAGTATCTTACAGAAGAATCATAA
- a CDS encoding DUF6775 family putative metallopeptidase, producing the protein MKISKIFLYDEPAVSQIQLDRLAVFLNKTFSIPVEIRDSILKFSKKDTAEKIAACRIFNLRKPYERHNPNTDEIIFEEANFENTSKTENIIMYDGFEIQKVLTELIPENERKLESFHIFFTNKLTCTYDYNDYRYHGRALIGANPSIVSTTGIIEAPAKPREYYLELMSSYAQGINVESIKQKYKGTYLEYNDTRLSRIIEGYLLQAIFYLEIGDAFCDKMECRLFNAHWQKDLMYSQLENRKLCEKHLLILNRLNEHNNK; encoded by the coding sequence TTGAAGATTTCAAAAATATTTTTGTATGATGAACCTGCAGTATCTCAAATTCAACTTGATAGATTAGCTGTTTTTTTAAATAAAACGTTTTCAATTCCAGTTGAAATAAGAGACAGCATTCTAAAATTCTCAAAAAAAGATACGGCTGAAAAAATTGCAGCGTGTAGAATTTTTAATCTTAGAAAACCATATGAAAGACACAATCCAAATACAGATGAAATTATTTTTGAAGAAGCAAATTTTGAAAACACTTCAAAAACAGAAAATATTATCATGTATGATGGATTTGAAATACAAAAAGTACTAACAGAATTAATTCCAGAAAATGAACGAAAATTAGAATCATTTCACATATTTTTTACAAATAAATTAACTTGCACCTATGATTATAATGATTACAGATATCATGGCAGGGCATTAATTGGAGCAAACCCTTCAATAGTTTCAACCACCGGAATAATTGAAGCTCCTGCAAAACCAAGAGAGTATTATCTAGAATTAATGTCAAGTTATGCTCAAGGAATAAACGTAGAATCAATAAAACAGAAATACAAAGGAACCTATTTGGAATACAACGATACTCGTTTATCTCGAATCATAGAAGGGTATCTTTTACAGGCAATATTTTATTTGGAAATAGGAGATGCATTTTGCGATAAAATGGAATGTCGACTTTTTAATGCACATTGGCAAAAAGATTTAATGTATTCACAATTAGAAAATAGAAAATTATGTGAAAAACATTTACTGATATTAAATAGATTAAATGAGCATAATAATAAATAA
- a CDS encoding sulfide-dependent adenosine diphosphate thiazole synthase, whose protein sequence is MQKATIAEKSTKIFTDVSEVEITRAIANEWHSVLIDRAQSDVIIIGAGPAGLTASRDLSNMGFKVLVIEQNNYLGGGYWLGGYMMNPVTVREPAQKIWDELGVPYKKVSEGLYLTPGPHAVSKLIAAACDAGVKFLNLTKFDDLVLKNGRVCGIVVNWMPVSALPRNITCVDPIALEAKMIIDASGHDSVAVKRLVDRGLVEWKGMNPMYVNEGEEHVVNKTGEVYPGLVAAGMSVTETHGLARMGPTYGSMLFSGRRAAEITAEKIKELER, encoded by the coding sequence GTGCAAAAAGCTACTATTGCAGAAAAATCAACAAAAATATTCACAGATGTTAGTGAGGTTGAGATTACTCGAGCAATTGCAAATGAATGGCATTCAGTTCTAATAGATAGGGCACAATCAGATGTAATAATTATCGGTGCAGGTCCTGCAGGATTAACAGCAAGCCGAGATCTTTCAAACATGGGTTTCAAAGTTTTAGTTATTGAACAAAACAATTACCTTGGAGGAGGTTATTGGCTAGGCGGATATATGATGAATCCAGTAACAGTTAGAGAACCAGCTCAAAAAATTTGGGATGAATTAGGAGTTCCATACAAAAAAGTTTCAGAAGGGTTATACTTAACACCAGGACCACATGCAGTTTCTAAATTAATTGCGGCAGCATGCGATGCCGGAGTAAAATTCCTAAACCTTACAAAGTTTGATGATCTTGTTTTAAAGAACGGTAGAGTTTGCGGTATTGTTGTTAATTGGATGCCAGTATCAGCATTACCAAGAAATATCACTTGTGTTGATCCAATTGCATTAGAAGCAAAGATGATTATCGATGCTTCAGGCCATGACTCTGTTGCAGTAAAACGACTAGTTGATAGAGGGCTAGTGGAATGGAAGGGGATGAATCCAATGTATGTAAACGAGGGCGAAGAGCATGTAGTTAACAAAACGGGTGAAGTTTATCCAGGATTAGTAGCTGCAGGAATGTCTGTGACTGAAACACATGGATTAGCAAGAATGGGTCCAACATATGGGTCAATGCTATTTTCAGGAAGAAGAGCTGCTGAGATCACAGCGGAAAAAATTAAAGAGTTAGAAAGATAA